One stretch of Streptomyces sp. NBC_01363 DNA includes these proteins:
- a CDS encoding putative protein N(5)-glutamine methyltransferase, with the protein MSVSTTPLAVSIIVTTLRAAGCVFAEDEAELIVATATDPASLAAMVERRAAGLPLEHVLGWAEFGGLRIAVDPGVFVPRRRTEFLVRQAAALAGPGAVVVDLCCGSGALGAALAARPGRVELHATDVEPAAVRCARRNIGEAGAVYEGDLFEPLPGSLRGRVEILLANVPYVPTDDVELLPPEARIHEPRVALDGGLDGLDVLRRVTAEAPRWLAPGGHLLVETSERQAARAEETVARSGLIPRVVSSDELYATVVIATRPGPTDHSGG; encoded by the coding sequence ATGTCGGTTTCCACCACACCGCTCGCCGTCTCCATCATCGTCACCACACTCCGCGCCGCCGGCTGTGTATTCGCCGAGGACGAGGCGGAGTTGATCGTCGCCACGGCCACCGACCCCGCTTCACTCGCGGCCATGGTCGAACGGCGGGCCGCCGGTCTCCCCCTGGAACACGTCCTCGGCTGGGCCGAGTTCGGCGGTCTGCGGATCGCCGTCGACCCCGGTGTCTTCGTACCCCGCCGCCGCACCGAGTTCCTGGTCCGGCAGGCCGCAGCCCTCGCCGGGCCCGGAGCGGTCGTCGTCGACCTGTGCTGCGGTTCGGGAGCCCTCGGCGCCGCGCTCGCCGCGAGACCGGGCCGGGTCGAACTGCACGCCACGGACGTCGAACCCGCCGCCGTGCGGTGCGCCCGCCGCAACATCGGCGAGGCGGGCGCGGTGTACGAGGGCGACCTCTTCGAACCGCTGCCCGGATCGCTGCGCGGCCGGGTGGAGATCCTGCTCGCCAATGTGCCGTACGTACCCACGGACGATGTCGAACTGCTCCCCCCGGAGGCCCGCATCCATGAACCGCGCGTGGCGCTCGACGGGGGCCTGGACGGCCTCGACGTCCTGCGCCGGGTCACCGCCGAGGCCCCGCGATGGCTGGCACCGGGCGGGCATCTGCTGGTCGAGACGAGCGAGCGGCAGGCGGCACGGGCCGAGGAGACCGTCGCACGCAGCGGCCTGATCCCGCGCGTGGTCTCCTCCGACGAGCTGTACGCGACCGTCGTCATCGCGACCAGGCCCGGCCCGACGGATCACTCCGGCGGCTGA
- a CDS encoding pyridoxamine 5'-phosphate oxidase family protein, which yields MSGFEPYAELDGDYSDKNATACPWSAARDLLTRAELYWLSTVRPDGRPHVTPLIGVWADSALHFATGAEERKARNLAANPEVVLTTGNNTMSEGLDVVVEGRAERVTDEERLNLLAVAWEAKYGPEWHFDVRAGTFVNAGHTALVFQVRPRKAFGFGKGARFSQTRWRFS from the coding sequence ATGTCCGGATTCGAACCCTACGCCGAGCTGGATGGCGACTACAGCGACAAGAACGCGACGGCCTGTCCGTGGTCGGCGGCGAGGGACCTGCTGACCAGGGCGGAACTGTACTGGCTGTCCACGGTCCGCCCGGACGGCCGCCCGCACGTCACTCCGCTGATCGGGGTGTGGGCGGACAGCGCGCTGCATTTCGCCACCGGCGCCGAGGAGCGCAAGGCCCGGAATCTGGCCGCCAACCCCGAAGTGGTACTGACGACCGGCAACAACACCATGTCGGAGGGGCTCGACGTGGTGGTCGAGGGCCGGGCGGAGCGGGTGACGGACGAGGAGCGGCTGAACCTGCTGGCCGTGGCCTGGGAGGCGAAGTACGGCCCGGAGTGGCACTTCGACGTCCGGGCCGGCACGTTCGTGAACGCGGGACACACGGCGCTGGTGTTCCAGGTGCGCCCCCGCAAGGCCTTCGGTTTCGGCAAGGGCGCCCGCTTCAGCCAGACGCGGTGGCGGTTCAGCTGA
- a CDS encoding bifunctional [glutamine synthetase] adenylyltransferase/[glutamine synthetase]-adenylyl-L-tyrosine phosphorylase, which translates to MTTVPGRRSSTFTRLLRHGFTDPSAAERLLDLPELSSVRSDPVLLEALGATADPDLALHGLVRLVEAEEADERQILLDTLVTAKPLRDRLLGVLGASEALGDHLARHPRDWQALVTYEATDLHPGVAEFEQGLAGADDPDSLRVSYRRCLLAIAARDVCGTTDVAEAAAELADLATATLRAALAIARTAAPADAAQCRLAVIAMGKCGGHELNYVSDVDVIFVAEPVDGFEESAAVQAATRLAAHMMRICSDTTVEGTIWPVDANLRPEGRNGPLVRTLSSHLAYYQRWAKTWEFQALLKARPVAGDPELGAEYVEAVSPLVWQAADRENFVPDVQKMRRRVVDNIPADRVDREIKLGPGGLRDVEFAVQLLQLVHGRSDATLRSGTTLEALRALAEGGYVGRVDAAQLDDAYRFLRAMEHRIQLYRLRRTHLVPEDAPDLRRLGRSLGMRTDPITELNQAWKRHASVVRRLHEKLFYRPLLDAVAQLAPGESRLSAKAAGHRLEALGYADPAAALRHLEALSSGVSRKAAIQRTLLPVLLGWFADSADPDAGLLGFRKVSDALGKTPWYLRLLRDEGAAAENLARVLSAGRLAPDLLLRAPEAVALLGDPQGLKPRTRENLEQEVLAAVGRAEGAESAVAVVRGVRRRELFRTTAADLIGSYGTEDRPAEEDPGALVDRVGNAVTDLNAVTIGGALRAAVREQWGDTLPTRFAVIGVGRFGGHELGYGSDADVLFVHSPREGVDEQEAGRAANAVVAEMRRLLQLPTADPPLIIDADLRPEGKSGPLVRTLASYEAYYRRWSLVWESQALLRAEPVAGDAELGREFIELIDPLRYPMEGLGEDAVREIRRLKARMESERLPRGADPTLHAKLGRGGLSDVEWTVQLMQMQHGWAEPGLRTTRTREALAAACAADLIPTEDAQTLDEAWVLATRVRNAVMLVRGRPGDTFPSGPRELTAVGRYLGYEPGHVGDMLDDYRRITRRARAVVEERFYGA; encoded by the coding sequence ATGACGACGGTGCCGGGGCGCAGGAGCAGCACGTTCACCCGACTGCTGCGGCACGGATTCACGGACCCCTCCGCCGCCGAGCGGCTCCTCGACCTGCCCGAGCTGTCGTCCGTACGCTCCGACCCGGTGCTGCTCGAAGCCCTCGGCGCCACCGCCGACCCCGATCTGGCCCTGCACGGGCTCGTCCGGCTGGTGGAGGCCGAGGAGGCGGACGAGCGGCAGATCCTCCTGGACACGCTCGTCACCGCCAAACCGCTGCGGGACCGGCTGCTCGGGGTGCTCGGGGCGTCCGAGGCGCTCGGCGACCATCTCGCCCGCCACCCCCGCGACTGGCAGGCCCTCGTCACCTACGAGGCCACCGATCTGCACCCCGGCGTGGCCGAGTTCGAGCAGGGTCTCGCCGGGGCCGACGACCCCGACTCGCTGCGCGTCTCCTACCGCCGGTGCCTGCTGGCCATAGCGGCCCGCGATGTGTGCGGTACGACGGACGTCGCCGAGGCCGCCGCCGAACTGGCCGATCTGGCCACCGCGACCCTGCGGGCGGCGCTCGCCATCGCCCGTACGGCCGCACCCGCCGACGCCGCCCAGTGCCGACTCGCCGTCATCGCGATGGGCAAGTGCGGCGGTCACGAGCTGAACTACGTCTCCGACGTCGACGTCATCTTCGTCGCGGAACCGGTCGACGGCTTCGAGGAGAGCGCGGCCGTGCAGGCCGCCACCCGACTGGCCGCGCACATGATGCGGATCTGTTCCGACACGACCGTCGAGGGCACCATCTGGCCCGTCGACGCCAACCTCCGCCCCGAGGGCCGCAACGGACCCCTGGTGCGGACGCTGTCCTCGCATCTCGCGTACTACCAGCGCTGGGCCAAGACCTGGGAGTTCCAGGCACTGCTCAAGGCCCGGCCGGTGGCCGGCGACCCCGAGCTGGGCGCGGAGTACGTCGAGGCCGTGTCGCCGCTCGTATGGCAGGCCGCGGACCGCGAGAACTTCGTCCCCGACGTGCAGAAGATGCGCCGCCGCGTCGTCGACAACATCCCCGCGGACCGCGTCGACCGCGAGATCAAGCTCGGCCCAGGCGGCCTGCGGGACGTCGAATTCGCCGTACAGCTCCTCCAGTTGGTGCACGGCCGCAGCGACGCCACCCTGCGCAGCGGCACCACACTGGAGGCCCTGCGCGCGCTCGCCGAGGGCGGCTACGTGGGACGGGTGGACGCCGCGCAACTGGACGACGCCTACCGCTTCCTGCGCGCCATGGAGCACCGCATCCAGCTCTACCGGCTGCGCCGCACCCATCTGGTCCCGGAGGACGCCCCCGATCTGCGGCGGCTCGGACGCTCCCTCGGGATGCGCACGGACCCGATCACCGAGCTCAACCAGGCGTGGAAGCGGCACGCGTCCGTGGTGCGGCGACTGCACGAGAAGCTGTTCTACCGGCCGCTGCTCGACGCCGTCGCCCAGCTCGCGCCCGGTGAGTCCCGGCTCAGCGCGAAGGCGGCCGGGCACCGGCTCGAAGCGCTGGGCTACGCCGATCCGGCCGCCGCGCTCCGGCACCTGGAGGCGCTGTCGTCCGGCGTGTCCCGCAAGGCCGCCATCCAGCGCACCCTGCTGCCGGTGCTGCTCGGCTGGTTCGCGGACTCCGCGGACCCGGACGCCGGGCTGCTCGGTTTCCGCAAGGTGTCCGACGCCCTCGGCAAGACCCCCTGGTACCTGCGGCTGCTGCGGGACGAGGGCGCCGCCGCGGAGAACCTCGCCCGGGTGCTGTCGGCCGGCCGGCTCGCCCCCGACCTGCTGCTGCGGGCCCCGGAGGCGGTGGCGCTGCTCGGTGACCCGCAGGGGCTGAAGCCGCGCACCCGGGAGAACCTGGAGCAGGAGGTGCTGGCCGCGGTGGGGCGCGCGGAGGGCGCCGAGTCCGCCGTCGCGGTGGTGCGCGGGGTGCGGCGGCGCGAGCTGTTCCGGACCACGGCCGCGGACCTCATCGGCTCGTACGGTACGGAGGACCGCCCCGCCGAGGAGGACCCGGGGGCCCTGGTCGACCGGGTGGGCAACGCCGTCACCGATCTGAACGCCGTCACGATCGGGGGCGCCCTGCGCGCCGCCGTGCGCGAACAGTGGGGGGACACCCTCCCCACCCGGTTCGCGGTCATCGGCGTGGGCCGGTTCGGCGGCCACGAGCTCGGCTACGGCTCCGACGCCGATGTGCTGTTCGTCCACTCGCCGCGCGAGGGGGTCGACGAGCAGGAGGCGGGCCGGGCCGCGAACGCGGTGGTCGCCGAGATGCGCCGACTTCTCCAACTGCCCACTGCCGACCCGCCGTTGATCATCGACGCGGATCTGCGCCCGGAGGGCAAGAGCGGACCGCTGGTGCGCACGCTGGCGTCGTACGAGGCCTACTACCGGCGCTGGTCGCTGGTCTGGGAGAGCCAGGCGCTGCTACGCGCCGAGCCGGTCGCGGGCGACGCGGAACTGGGCCGCGAGTTCATCGAGTTGATCGATCCGCTGCGCTATCCGATGGAGGGCCTGGGGGAGGACGCGGTCCGCGAGATCCGGCGCCTCAAGGCCCGGATGGAGTCCGAGCGGCTGCCGCGCGGCGCCGATCCGACGCTCCACGCCAAGCTGGGGCGCGGCGGGCTGAGCGATGTCGAGTGGACGGTCCAGCTGATGCAGATGCAGCACGGCTGGGCGGAGCCGGGGCTGCGGACGACACGTACCCGCGAGGCACTGGCGGCGGCGTGCGCGGCGGATCTCATCCCGACCGAGGACGCGCAGACACTGGACGAGGCCTGGGTGCTGGCCACCCGGGTGCGCAACGCGGTGATGCTGGTACGCGGCCGGCCGGGCGACACGTTCCCGTCCGGGCCGCGCGAACTCACCGCGGTCGGACGGTACCTGGGGTACGAGCCGGGGCATGTCGGGGACATGCTGGACGACTACCGGCGGATCACCCGGCGGGCGCGGGCGGTGGTGGAGGAGCGGTTCTACGGGGCGTGA
- a CDS encoding phosphatase PAP2 family protein, which translates to MGELSVTSQEGRPEATPSPIVDEAAPAANPEWNTGRRNSHPARLRHLRSPRRPRIWFEILLVAASYWVYSLVRNSVPEQRTEALRNANRIWSAENHLGIAVEQTVNHAVNSATWLIVSMNYYYATLHFVVTVCVLVWLFRCHPGRYAAARLALFATTGVALLGYYLYPLAPPRLMNGGHFIDTVLVHHTWGSMASGNFKNMSNQYAAMPSMHIGWSLWCGLTVFALASAPWARILGLLYPTVTLVVIVSTANHFWLDALGGMACLAFGCAVSYAWYGSLPHHLPKRVAPPRGRARLVGLSARTPIRPRRPAADAAAGRR; encoded by the coding sequence ATGGGTGAATTGAGCGTGACGTCACAGGAAGGCCGACCGGAGGCCACCCCGTCACCCATCGTGGACGAGGCGGCCCCCGCGGCGAACCCCGAGTGGAACACCGGACGGCGCAACAGCCACCCGGCGAGACTGCGTCACCTCCGCTCCCCCCGCCGGCCGCGCATCTGGTTCGAGATCCTGCTCGTCGCGGCCAGTTACTGGGTGTACTCGCTGGTGCGCAACTCCGTCCCGGAGCAGCGGACCGAGGCCCTGCGCAACGCCAACCGGATCTGGTCGGCCGAGAACCACCTGGGCATCGCGGTGGAGCAGACGGTCAACCACGCGGTGAATTCCGCGACATGGCTGATCGTCTCGATGAACTACTACTACGCGACGCTGCACTTCGTCGTCACCGTCTGTGTGCTGGTCTGGCTGTTCCGCTGCCACCCCGGTCGTTACGCGGCGGCCCGGCTGGCCCTGTTCGCGACCACGGGCGTGGCGCTGCTCGGTTACTACCTTTATCCGCTGGCACCGCCCCGTCTGATGAACGGCGGCCACTTCATCGACACCGTGCTGGTCCATCACACCTGGGGTTCGATGGCCTCGGGCAACTTCAAGAACATGTCGAACCAGTACGCGGCGATGCCGTCGATGCACATCGGCTGGTCGCTCTGGTGCGGTCTGACCGTCTTCGCGCTGGCCTCCGCGCCCTGGGCGCGCATCCTGGGCCTGCTCTACCCGACGGTCACCCTGGTCGTCATCGTGTCGACCGCCAACCACTTCTGGCTGGACGCGCTGGGCGGCATGGCGTGCCTGGCCTTCGGTTGCGCGGTGTCGTACGCCTGGTACGGCTCGCTGCCGCACCATCTCCCGAAGCGGGTGGCGCCGCCGCGCGGAAGGGCGCGGCTGGTCGGCCTGTCCGCGCGTACGCCGATCCGGCCGCGGCGCCCGGCGGCGGACGCGGCGGCGGGCCGCCGCTGA
- a CDS encoding LacI family DNA-binding transcriptional regulator: MTARLADIATQAGVSEATVSRVLNGKPGVAAATRESVLAALDVLGYERPVRLRRRSAGLVGLITPELENPIFPALAQVIGQALTRQGYTPVLATQTPGGSTEDELTEMLVDRGVAGIIFVSGLHADTSADMQRYEQLRAKGVPFVLVNGFSPKVQAPFISPDDRAAMRLAVTHLVSLGHQRIGLAVGPKRFVPVLRKIEGFRATVQEQLGLAPDEVEELIQHSLFTLEGGQAAASALMERGCTAVVCASDMMALGAIRAARRLSMEVPRDLSVVGYDDSPLIAFTDPPLTTIRQPVTAMGQAAVRTLLEEVGGTPAPHSEFVFMPELVVRGSTAAGPGPAPAATA; encoded by the coding sequence ATGACCGCACGGCTTGCCGATATCGCAACTCAGGCGGGGGTCAGCGAAGCGACGGTCAGCCGCGTACTGAACGGCAAGCCCGGTGTTGCAGCGGCCACCCGCGAATCCGTTCTCGCCGCGCTCGACGTTCTCGGCTACGAACGGCCCGTACGGCTGCGCAGGCGCAGCGCGGGACTGGTGGGCCTGATCACACCCGAGCTGGAGAACCCCATCTTTCCCGCCCTGGCCCAGGTCATCGGCCAGGCGCTGACGCGGCAGGGCTACACGCCGGTGCTGGCGACCCAGACCCCCGGCGGCTCCACCGAGGACGAGTTGACCGAGATGCTGGTCGACCGCGGCGTCGCGGGCATCATCTTCGTCTCCGGGCTGCACGCCGACACCTCGGCCGATATGCAGCGCTATGAACAACTGCGCGCCAAGGGTGTCCCGTTCGTCCTGGTCAACGGCTTCTCGCCGAAGGTCCAGGCGCCGTTCATCTCTCCGGACGACCGGGCCGCGATGCGGCTCGCGGTGACGCACCTGGTGTCACTGGGCCATCAGCGGATCGGTCTGGCGGTCGGCCCGAAGCGGTTCGTGCCGGTCCTGCGCAAGATCGAGGGCTTCCGCGCCACCGTGCAGGAGCAGTTGGGCCTCGCGCCGGACGAGGTGGAGGAGCTGATCCAGCATTCGCTGTTCACTCTGGAGGGTGGACAGGCCGCGGCGTCGGCGCTGATGGAGCGAGGCTGCACGGCGGTGGTGTGCGCGAGCGACATGATGGCGCTCGGCGCGATCCGGGCCGCCCGCCGGCTGTCGATGGAGGTACCGCGCGATCTGTCGGTGGTCGGCTACGACGACTCGCCGCTCATAGCGTTCACCGATCCGCCGCTGACCACGATTCGTCAGCCGGTGACGGCGATGGGCCAGGCCGCCGTGCGCACGCTCCTGGAGGAGGTCGGCGGCACGCCCGCCCCGCACAGCGAGTTCGTCTTCATGCCCGAACTGGTCGTTCGCGGTTCAACGGCCGCTGGCCCGGGGCCCGCTCCGGCCGCCACCGCCTGA
- a CDS encoding extracellular solute-binding protein, producing the protein MRRGITATALVATLAFAATACGSDSESDGTSKGSGELSGTVTWWDTSTAGSEDKVFKKIAEDFTKKHPKVHVKYVNVPFGDAQNKFKNAAQSGSDAPDVIRSEVAWTPEFADLGYLAPLDGTAALTNPDDFLKQAAASTKYKDKTYAVPQVIDSMGIFYNKKIFKDAGVKVPETVDELKTVSKKIKDKTGKSGMYLRGDDAYWFLSFLYGEGGDMVDASTKSVTIDNPEGVKAMKVVKDLVDSGAAKTDATDGWENMQASFKDGKVAMMINGPWAVADTFTGKEFKDKVNLGIAPVPAGSAAQGAPQGGHNLAVYAGSKNLDASYAFVDYMTSAETQAKVTKELSLLPTRTSAYARQDVVDNEIVGFFKPVVETAVERPWIPETGSLFAPLVTEYTKVLTGQTTPEKATKTTGDSYRKLLKGWK; encoded by the coding sequence ATGCGACGTGGCATAACGGCCACCGCCCTGGTCGCGACCCTGGCGTTCGCGGCGACCGCCTGCGGCAGCGACAGTGAGTCCGACGGCACGAGCAAGGGCTCGGGCGAGCTCTCCGGCACCGTGACGTGGTGGGACACCTCCACCGCGGGCAGCGAGGACAAGGTCTTCAAGAAGATCGCCGAGGACTTCACCAAGAAGCACCCGAAGGTCCACGTCAAGTACGTCAACGTGCCCTTCGGCGACGCGCAGAACAAGTTCAAGAACGCGGCCCAGTCCGGCTCCGACGCCCCCGACGTCATCCGCTCCGAGGTCGCCTGGACCCCCGAGTTCGCCGACCTCGGCTACCTGGCCCCGCTCGACGGCACCGCCGCGCTGACGAACCCGGACGACTTCCTGAAGCAGGCCGCCGCGTCCACCAAGTACAAGGACAAGACGTACGCGGTGCCGCAGGTCATCGACTCCATGGGCATCTTCTACAACAAGAAGATCTTCAAGGATGCCGGTGTCAAGGTCCCCGAGACCGTCGACGAGCTGAAGACCGTCTCCAAGAAGATCAAGGACAAGACCGGCAAGTCCGGTATGTACCTGCGCGGCGACGACGCCTACTGGTTCCTCTCCTTCCTGTACGGCGAGGGCGGCGACATGGTCGACGCCTCCACCAAGTCCGTCACCATCGACAACCCCGAGGGCGTCAAGGCGATGAAGGTCGTCAAGGACCTCGTCGACTCGGGTGCCGCCAAGACCGATGCCACGGACGGCTGGGAGAACATGCAGGCGTCCTTCAAGGACGGCAAGGTCGCCATGATGATCAACGGCCCGTGGGCCGTCGCCGACACCTTCACCGGCAAGGAGTTCAAGGACAAGGTCAACCTGGGCATCGCCCCGGTCCCGGCCGGCTCCGCCGCGCAGGGCGCCCCGCAGGGCGGTCACAACCTGGCCGTCTACGCGGGCTCCAAGAACCTGGACGCCTCCTATGCCTTCGTCGACTACATGACGTCCGCGGAGACCCAGGCCAAGGTCACCAAGGAGCTGAGCCTCCTGCCGACCCGCACCTCCGCCTACGCCAGGCAGGACGTCGTCGACAACGAGATCGTCGGCTTCTTCAAGCCCGTCGTCGAGACCGCCGTCGAGCGCCCCTGGATCCCCGAGACCGGCAGCCTCTTCGCCCCGCTCGTCACCGAGTACACCAAGGTCCTCACCGGCCAGACCACGCCGGAGAAGGCCACGAAGACGACCGGCGACTCCTACCGCAAGCTCCTCAAGGGCTGGAAGTAA
- a CDS encoding carbohydrate ABC transporter permease, with protein MAVHTGQSVAKAAGDDVVARGRSRGTGNPPPPSRIRRALSTHWYAWTMVAPVVVVIGVIIGYPLVRGIYLSMTDANERNVERSIGVNHMPATYEFVGLDNYTDALTGSQFLDTLGWTLVWTVSCVTITFCLGMALANILNRRIAGRSAYRMALILPWAIPGFVSVFAWRFLYNEDRGLLNKILSGGGIDGIPWLNDPTWAKLSVIAVNVWLGVPFMMVALLGGLQSIPSEHYEAAEMDGATAWQRFRHITLPGLRPVSTTVILLSTIWTFNMFPVIYLLTRGGPGEATQILVTQAYKFSFEISPRDFAQSSTWGVLILVLLMIFAAVYRRVLRTQGDDW; from the coding sequence ATGGCTGTCCACACCGGCCAGTCGGTGGCGAAGGCCGCAGGCGACGACGTCGTCGCCCGCGGCCGGAGCCGCGGTACTGGCAACCCCCCGCCGCCGAGCAGGATCCGACGCGCGCTGTCGACCCACTGGTACGCCTGGACCATGGTCGCCCCGGTCGTCGTCGTGATCGGCGTGATCATCGGCTATCCGCTGGTCCGCGGCATCTACCTGTCGATGACCGACGCCAACGAGCGCAACGTCGAACGGTCCATCGGTGTCAACCACATGCCCGCCACGTACGAGTTCGTAGGCCTGGACAACTACACCGACGCGCTCACGGGCAGTCAGTTCCTCGACACGCTCGGCTGGACCCTGGTGTGGACGGTCTCCTGCGTGACCATCACCTTCTGTCTCGGGATGGCCCTCGCCAACATCCTCAACCGCCGGATCGCCGGGCGCTCCGCGTACCGGATGGCGCTCATCCTGCCCTGGGCCATCCCCGGCTTCGTCTCCGTCTTCGCCTGGCGCTTCCTCTACAACGAGGACCGCGGGCTGCTCAACAAGATCCTCTCCGGCGGCGGGATCGACGGCATACCGTGGCTGAACGACCCCACCTGGGCGAAGCTCTCCGTCATCGCCGTCAACGTCTGGCTCGGTGTGCCGTTCATGATGGTCGCCCTGCTCGGCGGACTGCAGTCGATCCCCAGCGAGCACTACGAGGCCGCCGAGATGGACGGCGCCACCGCCTGGCAGCGGTTCCGCCACATCACGCTGCCCGGACTGCGGCCGGTCTCCACCACAGTGATCCTGCTCTCCACCATCTGGACCTTCAACATGTTCCCGGTGATCTACCTGCTGACCCGCGGCGGACCCGGTGAGGCCACCCAGATCCTGGTCACCCAGGCGTACAAGTTCTCCTTCGAGATCAGCCCGCGCGACTTCGCGCAGTCCTCCACCTGGGGCGTACTGATCCTCGTCCTCCTGATGATCTTCGCCGCCGTCTACCGGCGAGTCCTGCGCACCCAGGGAGACGACTGGTGA
- a CDS encoding sugar ABC transporter permease — MTTAPATTAPAASARSTARKVRLRGERSPIASVALHLTLIVASVIAVFPVLWVLLTSLKPAAYATTTDFFKETTFENYTNLIQNTKFLTWFGNSVLVAGLTTLLGVIVSASTGYAVSRFRFPGKRGLMWTLLITQMFPVAVLIVPIYNIMAGMGLLNQPAGLVITYLTISVPFCAWMMKGFFDTIPREIDESGQVDGLTPFGTFWRLILPLAKPGLAVTAFYSFITAWGEVAYASAFMVGEDNLTLAGGLQLFVNQYGAQWGPMTAASVLIAIPAALVFLFAQRHLVTGMSAGAVKG, encoded by the coding sequence GTGACCACCGCCCCCGCAACCACCGCCCCGGCCGCCTCCGCCCGGAGCACCGCGCGCAAGGTCCGGCTGCGCGGCGAGCGTTCGCCGATCGCCTCCGTCGCGCTGCACCTCACGCTCATCGTGGCGTCCGTGATCGCCGTCTTCCCCGTGCTGTGGGTCCTGCTCACCTCGCTGAAGCCCGCCGCGTACGCGACCACCACGGACTTCTTCAAAGAGACGACGTTCGAGAACTACACGAACCTGATCCAGAACACGAAGTTCCTCACCTGGTTCGGCAACTCCGTGCTCGTCGCGGGGCTCACCACGCTTCTCGGCGTCATCGTCTCCGCCTCCACCGGCTACGCCGTCAGCCGCTTCCGCTTCCCGGGCAAGCGCGGGCTGATGTGGACGCTCCTGATCACCCAGATGTTCCCGGTCGCCGTCCTCATCGTGCCGATCTACAACATCATGGCGGGCATGGGGCTGCTCAATCAGCCGGCCGGCCTCGTCATCACCTACCTCACCATCTCGGTGCCGTTCTGCGCCTGGATGATGAAGGGCTTCTTCGACACCATCCCGCGCGAGATCGACGAGTCGGGCCAGGTCGACGGCCTCACCCCGTTCGGCACGTTCTGGCGGCTCATCCTGCCGCTCGCCAAGCCCGGCCTCGCCGTCACCGCGTTCTACTCCTTCATCACCGCGTGGGGCGAAGTGGCGTACGCCTCCGCCTTCATGGTCGGCGAGGACAACCTCACCCTCGCGGGCGGACTGCAGCTCTTCGTCAACCAGTACGGAGCCCAGTGGGGGCCGATGACCGCCGCGTCCGTGCTGATCGCGATACCCGCGGCCCTGGTCTTCCTCTTCGCCCAGCGCCACCTGGTCACCGGCATGTCCGCCGGAGCCGTCAAGGGCTGA